A genomic region of Jeotgalibaca ciconiae contains the following coding sequences:
- the pgmB gene encoding beta-phosphoglucomutase — MFEAVLFDLDGVITDTAEYHYQAWKALADRLDVEIDRTFNEKLKGVSREDSLRLILEHGGQTELYSEDEFHAFAKDKNDFYVESIQAFSADDIYPGILPLLNDLKKNNIKIALASASKNGPFLLERMGLTDYFDAIADPAAVKKGKPAPDLFLLAAEKIDAEIENCLGIEDAQAGIIAIQSAGALPIGVGSVEDLGEGISLVSDTSKLSYAYLIEEWQKTRA, encoded by the coding sequence ATGTTTGAAGCGGTCTTATTTGACTTAGACGGTGTTATTACAGATACAGCTGAATACCATTATCAAGCCTGGAAAGCTTTAGCGGATAGATTAGATGTTGAGATTGACCGTACTTTTAATGAGAAACTAAAAGGAGTCAGCCGTGAAGATTCTTTACGCTTAATCCTAGAACATGGTGGACAAACAGAACTCTATAGCGAAGATGAATTCCATGCATTCGCAAAGGATAAAAATGATTTTTACGTTGAATCCATACAAGCTTTTTCAGCAGATGATATTTATCCTGGTATCCTCCCTTTACTAAATGATTTGAAAAAAAATAATATCAAAATCGCTCTTGCTTCAGCAAGCAAAAATGGTCCTTTCCTACTAGAAAGAATGGGATTAACAGATTATTTCGACGCAATCGCAGATCCCGCTGCTGTTAAAAAAGGCAAACCTGCTCCTGACTTATTTTTACTGGCTGCGGAAAAAATTGATGCTGAAATCGAAAACTGCCTTGGTATCGAAGATGCTCAGGCAGGCATCATCGCGATTCAATCAGCTGGTGCCCTTCCAATCGGGGTTGGCTCAGTAGAGGATTTAGGCGAAGGAATCTCACTGGTTTCAGATACAAGCAAGTTATCTTACGCTTATCTTATTGAAGAATGGCAGAAGACAAGAGCTTAA
- a CDS encoding glycoside hydrolase family 65 protein, with protein sequence MNNMQRLFQVDPWKVYTNTLDRENIRLQESLTSIGNGYMGMRGNFEESYSGDHHSGTYLAGIWYPDKTRVGWWKNGYPEYFGKVINAVNFAAMDLYINNQAIDLAKMDPEEFYLELDMQTGILNRYFTVTVDGVTVRFNFERFLSITKKEIGAFRLTAETLAGNGILKVVSKLDGNVQNEDSNYGEMFWEEIARGFEKENAYLTMRTIPNPFGVDQFTVTAAMSNRTTGSSEQKQTALVTEESFTFDLIAGQITQVDKFVAIVTSRDIEEAKQVAGAMALLNGLTESYEVLKKAHADAWMERWKLADVVIDGDVAAQQGIRFNLFQLFSTYYGEDERLNIGPKGFTGEKYGGATYWDTEAYAVPLYLALSDPSVTKNLLKYRYNQLDGAIHNARQQGLAGALYPMVTFTGVECHNEWEITFMEIHRNGAIPYAIYNYTNYTGDDSYLKKEGLEILLEISRFWADRVHFSKRTGKYMLHGVTGPNEYENNVNNNWFTNTIAAWVLRYTAENYRKYEAEATINISTEELAKWEDIAENMYYPIDPETGVFVQHDTFLDKDLMPVTDLSAADLPLNQNWSWDKILRSCFIKQADVLQGIYYFGDQYSKEEIRKNFEFYEPMTVHESSLSPSIHAILAAELGMEDKAVEMYQRTARLDLDNYNNDTEDGLHITSMTGSWLAIVQGFAQMKTWNETLSFAPFVPASWDSYAFHINYRRRLLLITADKETVSIELLEGSPLSLDLYGKTVKLTDKISVATRRI encoded by the coding sequence ATGAACAACATGCAACGTCTATTCCAAGTTGATCCTTGGAAAGTATATACAAACACACTTGATCGAGAAAATATACGTTTACAAGAATCTCTCACAAGTATCGGTAATGGTTACATGGGCATGCGAGGAAACTTTGAAGAATCTTACTCAGGTGATCACCACTCCGGAACTTATTTAGCAGGGATTTGGTACCCAGACAAAACCCGTGTTGGCTGGTGGAAAAACGGTTATCCTGAATATTTTGGGAAAGTAATCAATGCTGTAAACTTCGCAGCTATGGACCTTTATATTAACAACCAAGCAATTGACTTGGCAAAAATGGATCCAGAAGAATTTTATCTAGAATTGGATATGCAAACAGGGATTTTAAACCGCTACTTCACTGTAACGGTTGATGGTGTGACCGTTCGTTTTAACTTCGAACGATTCTTGAGCATTACGAAAAAAGAAATCGGTGCTTTCCGCTTAACGGCCGAAACTTTAGCTGGAAATGGTATATTAAAAGTTGTTTCTAAGCTTGATGGGAATGTTCAGAACGAAGACAGCAACTATGGTGAAATGTTCTGGGAAGAAATCGCTCGTGGTTTTGAAAAAGAAAATGCTTATTTAACAATGCGCACGATTCCAAATCCATTTGGTGTCGATCAATTCACTGTCACTGCAGCTATGTCTAACCGTACAACCGGAAGCAGTGAACAAAAACAAACGGCTTTGGTAACAGAAGAAAGTTTTACTTTCGATTTAATTGCTGGACAAATAACGCAAGTTGATAAGTTCGTTGCGATTGTAACCAGCCGTGATATCGAAGAAGCTAAACAAGTTGCTGGTGCAATGGCTCTCTTGAATGGTTTGACTGAAAGTTATGAAGTATTGAAAAAAGCTCATGCTGATGCTTGGATGGAGCGCTGGAAATTAGCTGACGTTGTGATCGATGGTGACGTCGCGGCTCAGCAAGGAATCCGTTTCAATCTATTTCAATTATTCTCAACTTACTATGGTGAAGATGAGCGCTTAAACATTGGACCAAAAGGTTTCACTGGCGAAAAATATGGAGGCGCAACTTACTGGGATACAGAGGCCTACGCTGTACCACTTTACTTGGCTTTATCTGATCCAAGCGTTACTAAGAATCTACTGAAATACCGTTACAATCAGCTAGATGGTGCAATCCATAATGCTCGTCAACAAGGTCTGGCGGGTGCTTTGTATCCAATGGTGACCTTTACTGGTGTTGAGTGTCATAACGAGTGGGAAATTACCTTTATGGAAATTCATCGTAATGGTGCGATCCCTTACGCAATTTATAACTACACAAACTACACAGGTGATGACAGCTATCTGAAAAAAGAAGGTCTGGAAATCTTACTAGAAATTTCTCGTTTCTGGGCAGACCGCGTTCACTTCTCAAAACGAACCGGTAAATACATGTTGCACGGTGTCACAGGGCCAAACGAATATGAAAACAATGTAAACAACAACTGGTTTACTAATACAATTGCTGCCTGGGTATTACGTTACACAGCTGAAAATTACAGAAAATACGAGGCTGAAGCAACAATCAATATCTCAACCGAAGAATTAGCGAAATGGGAGGATATTGCTGAGAACATGTATTACCCAATCGATCCAGAAACAGGTGTATTCGTTCAACACGATACATTCTTGGATAAAGACTTGATGCCAGTGACTGACTTAAGTGCTGCTGACCTGCCGCTTAACCAAAATTGGTCATGGGACAAAATTTTACGTTCATGCTTCATTAAACAAGCAGACGTCTTGCAAGGTATTTACTACTTCGGTGACCAATATAGTAAAGAAGAAATTCGTAAAAACTTTGAATTCTACGAACCAATGACCGTTCATGAATCTTCTCTATCCCCTTCTATTCATGCTATTTTAGCGGCAGAATTAGGCATGGAAGACAAGGCCGTTGAAATGTACCAACGTACTGCTCGCCTTGACTTAGACAATTATAATAACGATACAGAAGACGGTCTGCATATTACTTCAATGACAGGAAGTTGGTTAGCGATTGTTCAAGGCTTTGCTCAAATGAAAACTTGGAACGAAACACTTTCATTTGCACCATTTGTACCAGCTTCATGGGATAGCTATGCTTTCCACATTAACTATCGCAGACGTTTACTATTGATTACTGCTGATAAAGAAACAGTTTCAATTGAATTGCTAGAAGGAAGCCCGTTGTCTCTTGACTTATATGGCAAAACGGTTAAATTGACAGATAAAATTTCTGTTGCTACAAGGAGGATATAA
- the gatA gene encoding Asp-tRNA(Asn)/Glu-tRNA(Gln) amidotransferase subunit GatA → MNIFDETISNLHEGLIKKEFSSVELTKATFKRIAETDSKVEAFLSLNEEEALKQAEAADAKGYTEENILNGIPLGIKDNIVTDGLTTTAASRILEDFVPIYDATVVSKLKEAGAVNVGKLNMDEFAMGGSSETSYFKTTKNPWDLTKVPGGSSGGSAAAVASGEILGSLGTDTGGSIRQPAAFNGIVGMKPTYGRVSRYGLIAFASSLDQIGPFSRTVKDNALLLEAISGYDKKDSTSVKLEVPKFSANLNGKVAGMKVALPKEYFQEGVSAEIQEAVRKAAKQYEEMGAIIEEVTLPTLSYGIPAYYIIASSEASSNLQRFDGVRYGYRSENANTLEELYVNSRSEGFGLEVKRRIMLGTFSLSAGYYDAHFKKAGQIRTLIKRDFARIFNEYDFILGPTTTTTAYGLGEKSDNPLEMYMADLLTVSTNLAGLPAISVPGGFAANGMPIGIQLIGNYFEEEKLYQAAYAFEQANDYHTKYPNL, encoded by the coding sequence ATGAACATTTTTGACGAAACAATCAGCAATCTGCATGAAGGACTAATCAAAAAAGAATTTTCTTCTGTAGAATTAACAAAAGCGACTTTCAAAAGAATCGCTGAAACAGATAGTAAAGTAGAAGCTTTTCTATCTTTAAACGAAGAAGAAGCATTGAAGCAAGCTGAAGCAGCTGATGCAAAAGGGTATACGGAAGAAAATATCTTGAACGGAATTCCTCTAGGGATTAAAGATAACATTGTTACAGATGGTCTTACCACTACAGCGGCAAGCCGTATCTTAGAAGATTTCGTTCCTATTTATGATGCAACAGTTGTCTCAAAATTAAAAGAAGCAGGGGCAGTAAATGTTGGGAAACTCAACATGGATGAATTTGCTATGGGCGGTTCTTCAGAAACGTCTTACTTCAAGACCACAAAAAATCCTTGGGATCTGACAAAAGTACCTGGAGGGTCATCAGGCGGTTCTGCAGCGGCAGTTGCTTCAGGAGAAATCCTTGGGTCATTGGGAACAGATACAGGCGGCTCAATCCGCCAGCCCGCAGCTTTTAATGGAATTGTTGGTATGAAACCAACCTATGGGCGTGTGTCTCGTTATGGATTAATTGCATTTGCATCCAGTTTGGATCAAATCGGTCCATTTAGCCGTACTGTTAAAGATAATGCTTTGTTATTAGAAGCAATCAGTGGATATGATAAAAAAGATTCCACAAGCGTGAAACTTGAAGTACCGAAATTTAGTGCAAACTTAAACGGAAAGGTTGCCGGAATGAAAGTTGCTTTGCCAAAAGAATACTTCCAAGAAGGTGTTTCAGCAGAAATTCAAGAAGCAGTCCGTAAAGCTGCAAAACAATATGAGGAAATGGGAGCAATTATAGAAGAAGTTACTCTGCCGACCCTTTCTTATGGAATTCCAGCTTACTATATCATTGCTTCATCAGAAGCCTCTTCTAACTTACAACGTTTTGATGGCGTGCGTTATGGTTATCGTTCTGAAAATGCTAATACGTTAGAGGAGCTGTATGTAAACAGCCGTTCCGAAGGGTTTGGACTTGAAGTAAAACGTCGTATTATGTTGGGAACATTCTCTTTGAGTGCTGGCTATTATGATGCTCACTTTAAAAAAGCTGGACAAATTCGTACGTTGATTAAACGTGACTTTGCACGTATCTTTAACGAGTATGATTTCATTTTAGGACCTACAACAACGACAACTGCTTATGGTTTAGGTGAAAAGAGTGATAATCCACTTGAAATGTATATGGCTGACTTGTTGACTGTATCAACGAACTTGGCTGGCCTCCCTGCAATTTCAGTTCCTGGCGGCTTTGCTGCGAATGGGATGCCAATTGGAATTCAATTGATTGGAAACTATTTTGAAGAAGAAAAATTATACCAAGCAGCATATGCTTTTGAACAAGCAAATGACTATCATACAAAATACCCAAATCTGTAG
- a CDS encoding LacI family DNA-binding transcriptional regulator translates to MSITVKDVAKRAGVATSTVSRVINDHHSISPATKKRVRKVMEEMGYVPNKTAQNLGKGSANAIGVILPPLDSKERLGNPFYLEIIEAINEEVHQHGMATAIASARNFENLLHNVQQMHLQRQVDGFVLLYSDQSDPIIDYLTANHICFTLIGQPYREEDKISYVDNDNQLLGKHATDYLIKNGHKLILFVTNTTKEILYFERYFGYQKALMLAGLETFPAVKLQNPEDYMRFGDILTETQATAVVVIDDIFALRVLQLAQLHNYKVPDDLSIISFNNSIFATLMHPYLTSIDVAIQELGRRGIQSLIDQLKNQDQQTTGVRIVIPHELVERETVRDINGNQT, encoded by the coding sequence ATGTCGATTACGGTTAAAGATGTGGCTAAAAGAGCCGGTGTAGCAACTTCTACTGTATCTCGGGTCATTAATGACCACCACAGCATTTCGCCTGCCACTAAGAAAAGGGTACGCAAGGTTATGGAAGAAATGGGCTATGTTCCAAATAAAACCGCTCAAAACCTAGGTAAAGGCTCTGCTAACGCAATCGGTGTTATTCTTCCTCCTCTTGATTCAAAAGAGCGGCTAGGGAATCCCTTCTATCTTGAAATCATTGAAGCAATCAATGAAGAAGTTCACCAGCACGGCATGGCTACCGCCATTGCTTCAGCACGAAATTTTGAGAACTTGCTGCATAATGTGCAACAGATGCATTTGCAACGGCAAGTGGACGGTTTTGTTTTGCTCTACTCGGATCAATCAGACCCGATAATTGATTACTTAACGGCTAACCATATTTGTTTTACTCTTATCGGCCAGCCCTATCGCGAAGAAGATAAAATTTCCTATGTCGATAATGATAATCAACTCTTAGGAAAACACGCCACTGATTATCTAATCAAAAATGGCCACAAACTGATTTTATTTGTTACCAACACAACTAAAGAAATCTTGTATTTTGAACGTTACTTTGGCTATCAAAAGGCCCTCATGTTGGCTGGTCTTGAGACCTTTCCAGCTGTTAAATTACAGAATCCTGAAGATTATATGCGATTTGGGGATATTCTAACCGAAACACAAGCAACCGCAGTCGTTGTTATTGATGATATTTTTGCTTTACGTGTTTTGCAACTCGCGCAATTGCATAATTATAAGGTGCCTGACGATTTATCTATAATTAGTTTTAACAACTCTATTTTCGCAACCTTGATGCATCCTTATTTAACAAGTATCGATGTTGCCATTCAAGAGTTAGGCCGTCGAGGTATTCAATCTCTTATTGATCAACTAAAAAATCAAGATCAACAGACAACTGGCGTTCGAATCGTCATCCCACACGAACTAGTGGAAAGAGAAACTGTTCGAGATATTAACGGGAACCAGACATAG
- the gatB gene encoding Asp-tRNA(Asn)/Glu-tRNA(Gln) amidotransferase subunit GatB — protein sequence MNYETVIGLEVHVELKTESKMFSPSPAHFGAEPNTNTNVIDWGYPGVLPVINERAIEFGMKAALALNCEINRNTYFDRKNYFYPDNPKAYQISQLDTPIGYNGWIEIEVEGKKKKIRIERVHLEEDAGKNTHGSDGYSYVDLNRQGTPLIEIVSEADMRSPEEAYAFLEALREIVMYTGVSDVKMEEGSMRCDANVSLRPYGQEEFGTKAELKNLNSFSFVRRGLAHEEKRQAKVLNSGGVIQQETRRFDETTGETILMRVKEGSSDYRYFPEPDLPELEIAQEWIDKVQSELPSMPKDRRRVYTEEYDLPEYDAMVLTLSKEMSDFFEATIEAGADPKQASNWLMGEVSAYLNSEKMELEETKLTPENLAGMIQLIADGTISSKIAKKVFRLLATKGGDAKEVVEKEGMVQLSDPAQLLPIINGVLDANQQSIDDFKAGKDRAKGFLVGQIMKQTKGQANPGIVNKLLAEELNKR from the coding sequence ATGAATTATGAAACAGTTATCGGACTGGAAGTCCATGTTGAATTAAAAACTGAATCTAAAATGTTCTCCCCATCTCCAGCACATTTTGGGGCAGAACCAAACACAAATACAAATGTGATTGACTGGGGTTACCCTGGTGTTTTACCGGTGATTAACGAACGCGCTATAGAATTCGGTATGAAAGCAGCTCTTGCATTGAATTGTGAAATTAACCGTAACACCTATTTTGACCGTAAAAACTATTTTTATCCCGATAATCCCAAAGCTTATCAAATCTCACAATTAGATACACCAATCGGCTACAATGGTTGGATTGAAATTGAAGTAGAAGGGAAAAAGAAAAAAATCCGCATTGAACGTGTGCATTTAGAAGAAGATGCAGGTAAAAATACCCATGGTTCGGATGGTTACTCATATGTTGATTTGAACCGCCAAGGAACACCATTGATTGAGATTGTCTCTGAAGCAGACATGCGTTCTCCAGAAGAAGCATATGCTTTTTTAGAAGCATTACGTGAAATTGTCATGTATACAGGTGTTTCTGATGTAAAAATGGAAGAAGGTTCTATGCGTTGTGACGCGAATGTTTCCCTTCGCCCATACGGACAGGAAGAATTTGGTACAAAAGCAGAGTTGAAAAATTTGAACTCATTCAGCTTTGTGCGTCGTGGTTTGGCGCATGAAGAAAAACGTCAAGCGAAAGTATTAAATTCTGGTGGAGTTATTCAACAAGAAACACGTCGATTTGACGAAACAACCGGCGAAACAATTCTAATGCGTGTGAAAGAAGGTTCTAGTGACTATCGTTACTTCCCTGAGCCGGATCTTCCTGAATTGGAAATCGCACAAGAGTGGATTGACAAAGTACAATCAGAATTGCCATCCATGCCAAAAGATCGTCGTCGCGTTTACACAGAAGAATATGATTTACCAGAATACGACGCGATGGTGTTAACTTTATCAAAAGAAATGTCTGATTTCTTTGAAGCTACTATTGAAGCAGGAGCAGATCCAAAACAAGCTTCAAACTGGTTGATGGGAGAAGTCTCTGCCTATTTGAATAGCGAAAAGATGGAACTGGAAGAAACAAAACTGACCCCTGAAAATCTTGCTGGAATGATTCAGTTAATTGCAGACGGAACGATCAGTTCGAAAATTGCGAAAAAAGTATTCCGTCTCTTAGCAACAAAAGGCGGAGATGCAAAAGAGGTTGTTGAAAAAGAAGGAATGGTTCAACTTTCTGATCCTGCACAATTATTACCAATCATCAATGGTGTGTTGGATGCCAACCAACAATCAATCGACGACTTTAAAGCTGGTAAAGACCGTGCAAAAGGTTTCTTGGTAGGGCAAATAATGAAACAAACGAAGGGACAAGCAAACCCTGGTATCGTAAACAAATTATTAGCCGAAGAACTAAACAAACGCTAA